The following coding sequences lie in one Candidatus Poribacteria bacterium genomic window:
- the rnhA gene encoding ribonuclease HI, giving the protein MKHVTIYTDGGCDPNPGRGGYGIVLLYGAARKELSGTFAESTNNRMELFAAIRALEALKEPCRVTLHSDSEYLVNAMKQGWARRWRARNWRRGKNEPVANPDLWSRLLDLCGKHEVEFAWLRGHDGNAENERCDELCAEARAMPDPPVDEGYTSAIEEARLELS; this is encoded by the coding sequence CTGAAGCATGTAACCATCTACACGGACGGAGGGTGCGATCCGAATCCCGGAAGGGGCGGCTACGGGATCGTCCTTCTATACGGAGCAGCGCGCAAAGAGCTATCCGGGACGTTCGCCGAATCGACGAACAACCGCATGGAGCTCTTCGCGGCGATCCGGGCGCTGGAAGCCCTCAAGGAGCCCTGCCGCGTCACGCTGCACAGCGACTCGGAGTACCTCGTCAACGCGATGAAGCAGGGATGGGCCCGCCGCTGGCGCGCCAGGAACTGGCGGCGCGGCAAGAACGAGCCCGTGGCGAACCCCGACCTGTGGAGCCGACTGCTCGATCTCTGCGGCAAGCACGAAGTCGAGTTCGCTTGGCTGCGCGGACACGACGGGAACGCCGAGAACGAACGATGCGACGAACTCTGCGCCGAAGCCCGCGCGATGCCCGACCCGCCCGTCGACGAGGGGTACACGTCAGCAATCGAGGAAGCCCGCCTGGAGCTGTCCTGA
- a CDS encoding glycoside hydrolase family 32 protein: protein MPDDQLYRETHRPQFHFTPQRDWMNDPNGLVYWDGEYHLFFQHTPGSLRHGPNTWGHAVSTDLTHWRQLHHAALDIDDMGWMWSGSAVVDHGNTSGFGTGGVPPLVAFYTVGDTRIHPPKLCVQGIAFSNDRGRTWTKYDGNPVLGHIRAQNRDPKVVWHEPSRRWIMALFLDGNDYTLYGSTDLKAWQHLHDLTLPGVSECPDLFELPVDGDPTNTRWVFWGGNGGYLIGRFDGRMFAPETDVLHAEQGANGYAAQTWSDIPSADGRRIQISWMAGGKYPAMPFNQQMSYPVELTLRTLPVGIRLCREPVREIAALYDEAHAWTDVSLSARERRVLAKSGDLFDVSLEVDAASGSSFAVEVRGHLVTCNMSEGTLSCLNRTAPIRAIDGRVRLRALIDRTSLELFGNDGEVSMSFCYLPEAADYSLALHGGDEGARFRELSVRTLRSIW, encoded by the coding sequence ATGCCTGACGATCAGCTTTACCGCGAGACGCACCGCCCGCAGTTCCACTTCACGCCGCAGCGGGACTGGATGAACGATCCGAACGGACTCGTCTACTGGGACGGCGAGTACCATCTGTTCTTCCAGCACACGCCGGGCAGCCTGCGACATGGACCCAACACATGGGGGCACGCCGTCAGTACCGACCTGACGCACTGGCGGCAACTCCACCACGCCGCGCTGGATATCGACGACATGGGCTGGATGTGGTCGGGCTCGGCGGTTGTGGACCACGGGAACACGTCCGGGTTCGGGACGGGAGGAGTTCCGCCGCTGGTCGCGTTCTACACGGTTGGCGATACGCGGATCCATCCGCCGAAGCTGTGCGTCCAAGGGATCGCGTTCAGCAACGACCGAGGTCGCACCTGGACGAAATACGACGGGAACCCCGTCTTGGGTCACATCCGCGCGCAGAACCGCGATCCGAAGGTCGTCTGGCACGAACCGTCGCGGCGGTGGATCATGGCGCTGTTCCTCGATGGCAACGACTACACGCTCTATGGCTCAACGGATCTCAAGGCGTGGCAGCATCTCCACGACCTGACGCTGCCGGGGGTCTCGGAGTGCCCCGACCTGTTCGAGCTACCGGTCGACGGCGATCCTACGAACACGCGATGGGTGTTCTGGGGCGGCAATGGCGGGTATCTGATCGGTCGGTTCGACGGCAGGATGTTCGCGCCGGAGACGGATGTTCTCCACGCGGAGCAGGGCGCGAACGGCTATGCGGCTCAGACGTGGAGCGACATCCCGTCGGCGGATGGGCGTCGCATCCAGATTTCGTGGATGGCGGGCGGCAAGTACCCCGCGATGCCGTTCAACCAGCAGATGTCCTATCCCGTCGAGCTCACGCTGCGAACGCTCCCAGTGGGGATCAGGCTTTGCCGGGAACCGGTGCGGGAGATCGCGGCGCTCTACGACGAGGCACACGCATGGACGGACGTGTCGCTGTCGGCGCGGGAACGACGCGTTCTCGCCAAATCCGGCGACCTGTTCGACGTGTCGCTGGAGGTTGACGCGGCATCGGGAAGCTCCTTCGCCGTCGAGGTGCGCGGGCACCTCGTGACGTGCAACATGAGCGAGGGGACGCTCTCGTGCCTGAACCGAACGGCTCCGATCCGCGCCATTGACGGGCGCGTCAGGCTGCGGGCCCTGATCGACCGGACATCGCTGGAGCTCTTCGGCAACGACGGCGAGGTGTCGATGTCGTTCTGCTATCTGCCGGAGGCAGCAGATTACAGCCTGGCGCTACACGGCGGGGACGAGGGAGCCCGGTTCCGCGAACTGTCGGTCCGTACGCTCCGTTCGATCTGGTGA
- a CDS encoding DUF1565 domain-containing protein, with protein MAHRSSELFRGLNARRIRRIASRWAAGMAFGIVWACAVSGVQASTYRVPEEFLTPQAAMQRAQAGDTIRVGDGIYEGELAVKPGVTIEGAGSGTVFRQGMTVRGAAGVVLRGFRLQGGTNQHHFGIVCEKADVTVENVTVDGYHHGIGAEDSTLAVRGISIRDAFNAGILLTNSSASIQDASVTDGAGNGLIVSESDRLVRIARVVIAGNGLTGIRVSNARVHVRDSRIVDNGLGVSIESGTADFGTRAQPGGNAIFGNRVADLDSQVGGIEARGNFWGSSSQPRRDRVSPNALVEPWLSRDPADGLAVGGRDLAAVRWGSLRAQR; from the coding sequence ATGGCACATCGATCCTCCGAGTTGTTTCGAGGGTTGAACGCACGGCGGATCCGCCGCATCGCATCTCGATGGGCGGCGGGAATGGCGTTCGGCATCGTCTGGGCGTGTGCCGTGTCGGGAGTGCAAGCGTCGACATATCGGGTTCCTGAGGAGTTCCTGACGCCTCAGGCGGCGATGCAGCGAGCCCAGGCGGGCGACACGATCCGCGTCGGCGACGGGATCTACGAAGGCGAGCTCGCGGTAAAGCCCGGCGTTACAATCGAGGGCGCCGGCAGCGGAACCGTGTTCCGACAGGGAATGACGGTGCGGGGCGCAGCGGGCGTCGTGCTGCGCGGGTTCCGACTGCAGGGCGGGACGAACCAGCACCACTTTGGGATCGTTTGCGAGAAGGCTGACGTGACGGTCGAGAACGTCACCGTCGACGGCTATCACCACGGCATCGGCGCGGAGGACTCCACCCTCGCCGTGCGCGGGATATCGATCCGCGACGCGTTCAACGCAGGCATTCTGCTGACCAACTCATCCGCGTCGATCCAGGACGCGAGCGTCACCGACGGCGCGGGCAACGGGCTGATCGTGAGCGAGTCGGACCGGCTCGTCCGGATCGCGCGGGTTGTCATCGCCGGCAACGGTCTGACGGGCATCCGGGTCTCCAACGCCCGCGTCCACGTGCGCGACAGCCGGATCGTGGACAATGGTCTCGGCGTGTCCATCGAGAGCGGAACCGCCGACTTCGGGACACGGGCTCAGCCCGGCGGGAACGCGATCTTCGGGAACCGCGTCGCAGACCTGGATTCCCAGGTTGGCGGGATCGAGGCTCGCGGGAACTTCTGGGGCTCGTCGTCGCAGCCGCGCCGCGACCGCGTCTCGCCGAACGCGCTTGTCGAGCCATGGCTGTCGCGCGATCCAGCGGACGGCCTCGCGGTGGGTGGGCGCGACCTGGCGGCGGTGCGATGGGGATCGCTGAGAGCGCAGCGCTGA
- a CDS encoding Gfo/Idh/MocA family oxidoreductase, with amino-acid sequence MERYRVGIVGCSGIAESPVVGAAGRPFRQRMPESHASAYALFEEIEVVAVCDLVEATTNRFLSDWNGRWQGIRAYTDYRALLDAHELDILSVATSDHRHADIVVGAAERGVRAIFCEKPLATTLEDADRMIAACENHGTILSVDHTRRWSATYHMARDRVRDGAVGELRQIVGVLGGPRAMLFRNGTHLVDLLSFFAESTPAWVWAVNDAEYGDYDTYRGDGGRTAELEPGVFGFVGYENGVRAVYNGTKHQPADFGADLLGAKGKLVVRDTGATLHRSATSSELLPSEEYVRHKWAGAVEELLSLLRDDGEPVSSGREARKAVTIMLGFLESHRRGNVRVDLPS; translated from the coding sequence ATGGAACGATACCGAGTCGGGATCGTCGGGTGCTCGGGGATTGCCGAATCGCCCGTCGTCGGGGCGGCTGGTCGGCCGTTCCGCCAGCGGATGCCGGAGTCTCACGCATCGGCGTACGCGCTGTTCGAGGAGATCGAAGTCGTCGCGGTCTGTGATCTGGTCGAGGCGACGACAAACCGCTTTCTCAGCGACTGGAACGGGCGCTGGCAGGGCATTCGCGCCTACACGGATTACCGCGCGTTGCTGGACGCCCACGAGCTCGACATCCTCAGTGTCGCGACTTCCGACCATCGCCACGCAGACATCGTCGTCGGTGCAGCCGAACGCGGCGTTCGCGCCATCTTCTGCGAGAAACCGCTCGCGACGACCCTCGAAGACGCCGACCGGATGATCGCCGCGTGTGAGAACCACGGAACGATCCTGTCGGTCGATCACACTCGTCGATGGTCGGCGACTTACCACATGGCGAGGGATCGTGTGCGCGACGGAGCCGTGGGCGAACTCCGCCAGATCGTCGGAGTGCTCGGCGGGCCCCGCGCGATGCTCTTCCGCAATGGAACCCACCTCGTTGACCTTCTCAGCTTCTTCGCGGAGTCGACGCCCGCCTGGGTCTGGGCGGTCAACGACGCGGAGTACGGCGACTACGACACCTATCGCGGCGACGGCGGCCGCACGGCGGAACTGGAACCGGGGGTCTTCGGGTTCGTCGGGTATGAGAACGGAGTCCGCGCCGTCTACAACGGGACGAAGCACCAACCTGCCGACTTCGGCGCCGATCTTCTCGGCGCGAAGGGTAAACTCGTCGTTCGCGACACGGGCGCGACGCTCCACCGTTCTGCGACGTCGTCCGAGCTCCTGCCGTCAGAGGAGTACGTCCGCCACAAGTGGGCGGGGGCCGTCGAGGAGCTTCTGAGTCTCCTCCGCGATGACGGCGAGCCGGTCTCGTCGGGTCGCGAAGCTCGGAAGGCGGTCACCATCATGCTCGGGTTCCTCGAATCCCATCGTCGCGGGAACGTCCGTGTCGATCTCCCGTCCTGA
- a CDS encoding toprim domain-containing protein: MADDLIGVLAADGVMLRPKGKELVGGCPFCRAGDDRFLVDAGKGLWWCRKCRYGGNVVGYLQQRHGIDAAEARRRLGMSSNPTRPIRPATPDPPREEWQDAARRFVDAAAAKLWDGDDPRPLDYLRGRRFTDDTIRQARLGLNPTERREKRPPWMAPGGDIWIPRGIVIPVEVDGALWAAQIRRAAGEPKYVTVTGSRLAPHGIDGVEPGKPAMLVEGVFDMLAVRQAAGDLVVPVATLGASSCLRPLWTARLLHTRTILLAFDADEAGETAAARWRCVLPHVLPHARRWRPFRAKDTGDMLREGGDVLVRRWAEVGIESALSACPRESLGVRADTGGGASDSE, from the coding sequence ATGGCGGACGACCTGATCGGCGTTCTGGCGGCGGACGGCGTCATGCTCCGCCCGAAGGGCAAGGAGCTCGTCGGAGGATGCCCCTTCTGCCGCGCCGGCGACGACCGCTTCCTCGTGGACGCGGGAAAGGGACTTTGGTGGTGCAGAAAATGTCGGTACGGCGGAAACGTCGTCGGATACCTGCAACAGCGGCACGGGATCGATGCGGCGGAAGCGCGGCGGCGGCTCGGCATGTCGTCGAACCCGACCCGACCAATCCGACCAGCGACGCCGGATCCGCCCCGCGAGGAATGGCAGGACGCCGCGCGGAGGTTCGTGGACGCGGCGGCGGCGAAGCTTTGGGACGGAGACGACCCGCGCCCGCTCGATTATCTCCGGGGGCGCAGGTTCACGGACGACACAATCCGCCAGGCGCGTCTCGGTTTGAATCCGACGGAGCGACGAGAGAAGCGCCCGCCCTGGATGGCGCCGGGCGGGGACATCTGGATTCCGCGCGGCATCGTCATCCCGGTTGAGGTCGATGGCGCGCTCTGGGCGGCGCAGATTCGACGCGCGGCGGGCGAGCCGAAGTACGTCACAGTCACGGGCTCCCGCCTCGCGCCGCACGGGATCGACGGCGTGGAGCCCGGCAAGCCGGCGATGCTCGTCGAGGGAGTTTTCGACATGCTGGCGGTTCGACAGGCGGCAGGCGACTTGGTGGTTCCGGTTGCGACGCTCGGCGCGTCGTCGTGCCTGCGCCCGCTCTGGACGGCGCGCCTGCTCCACACGAGGACGATCCTGCTGGCGTTCGACGCGGACGAAGCCGGCGAAACGGCGGCGGCGCGCTGGCGGTGCGTCTTGCCGCACGTCTTGCCGCACGCGCGGCGGTGGCGACCGTTCCGCGCGAAGGACACCGGCGACATGCTCCGCGAGGGGGGCGACGTCCTCGTACGCCGGTGGGCGGAGGTTGGAATCGAAAGCGCCCTGTCTGCCTGCCCGCGCGAATCATTGGGCGTGCGCGCCGACACGGGCGGCGGGGCAAGCGATTCGGAGTAA
- a CDS encoding helix-turn-helix domain-containing protein: MDSESLQAGSDRLLSVREVAALLNVQPKTIYHWTQAGGFPYVKVGRLLRFHRADVLRWVEKTTYRPRER; this comes from the coding sequence ATGGACAGTGAGTCCTTACAGGCGGGAAGCGACCGGCTACTGAGCGTCCGCGAGGTTGCCGCTCTGTTGAACGTCCAGCCGAAGACGATTTATCATTGGACGCAGGCGGGCGGGTTCCCGTACGTGAAGGTCGGGAGGCTGCTGCGGTTCCATCGCGCAGACGTGCTGCGATGGGTCGAAAAGACCACCTATCGCCCGCGCGAACGGTGA